A window of the Streptomyces sp. NBC_01351 genome harbors these coding sequences:
- a CDS encoding methyltransferase, with translation MPAHADLLVIERLLPADGSPSLATALDLHMMCNVGGRERRGEHYARLLADAGLELLDHTPLPLEAYVLHARKAR, from the coding sequence ATGCCCGCCCACGCCGACCTGCTCGTCATCGAACGGCTGCTGCCCGCCGACGGTTCCCCCTCGCTGGCCACGGCCTTGGACCTCCACATGATGTGCAACGTCGGCGGTCGTGAACGCCGCGGCGAGCACTACGCCCGACTGCTCGCCGACGCCGGACTGGAGCTGCTCGACCACACCCCCCTCCCCCTGGAGGCGTACGTCCTGCACGCCCGCAAGGCCCGGTAG
- a CDS encoding sialidase family protein, whose product MRVFLPLTAVTTAALLLVTVTGTTPAAADRNPDGTPLVKVSHGDPYADCTIGARSPDSVVYPGTEVEPYLSVDPRDPKRVVTVYQQDRWNDGAARGLVASWTTDGRTFHRSTLPFSLCAPGGADYERASDPWVSTGPDGTVYASGEGVDFTKSTRSALLAATSHDGGRTWQNLTTTHVDEQPFFNDKPSLTADPIREGTAYQVWNRLDNDPPGPSSLDGPGYISLTRDGGRTWSEARRFVDTGAVPNTQTIGHVIVVDRRTGTLYDFFDRITYSDDLSTVTAAHYEVVTSTDAGETWSAPSTVARDTSVPEVHPNDPTKLLRAAATLPSPAVDPKSGTLYMAYEGSDFSGGRFDSVQLVRSTDGGRTWGTPELISPEDVPAFSPSIAVDERGTVSLTYYDLRFLKPGNTTTLPTAYQLVTLRHGNPELRTERRISRVSDWLQAPFAGGYFLGDYQGLVADGKGVRAVLTETNFDAPQNRTDVYTGSFPTR is encoded by the coding sequence ATGCGCGTCTTTCTGCCCCTGACCGCCGTCACCACCGCCGCGCTCCTGCTCGTCACGGTCACCGGCACGACCCCTGCCGCAGCAGACCGGAACCCCGACGGCACACCACTGGTCAAGGTGTCCCACGGAGACCCGTACGCGGACTGCACCATCGGCGCGAGGTCCCCCGACAGCGTCGTCTACCCGGGCACCGAGGTCGAGCCGTACCTGTCCGTCGATCCGCGCGACCCCAAGCGCGTGGTCACCGTCTACCAGCAGGACCGCTGGAACGACGGCGCCGCCCGCGGTCTGGTGGCCTCCTGGACCACCGACGGCCGCACCTTCCACCGGAGCACGCTGCCGTTCAGTCTGTGCGCCCCCGGCGGCGCCGACTACGAACGGGCCTCCGACCCCTGGGTGAGCACCGGCCCGGACGGCACCGTCTACGCGAGCGGGGAAGGAGTCGACTTCACGAAGAGCACCCGCAGCGCCCTCCTGGCCGCCACGTCCCACGACGGCGGCCGCACCTGGCAGAACCTCACCACCACCCACGTCGACGAGCAGCCGTTCTTCAACGACAAGCCCTCGCTCACCGCCGACCCGATCCGCGAAGGCACCGCCTACCAGGTCTGGAACCGCCTCGACAACGACCCGCCCGGCCCCAGCTCCCTCGACGGTCCCGGCTACATCTCGCTCACCCGCGACGGCGGCCGCACCTGGAGCGAGGCCCGGCGGTTCGTCGACACCGGCGCCGTGCCCAACACCCAGACCATCGGCCATGTGATCGTCGTAGACCGGCGCACCGGCACCCTGTACGACTTCTTCGACCGGATCACCTACTCCGACGACCTGAGCACGGTCACCGCAGCCCACTACGAGGTGGTCACCTCTACCGACGCCGGAGAAACCTGGAGCGCCCCGTCCACCGTGGCCCGCGACACCTCCGTACCGGAGGTCCACCCGAACGACCCCACCAAACTGCTGCGCGCCGCGGCCACCCTTCCCAGCCCGGCCGTCGACCCCAAGTCAGGCACGCTGTACATGGCCTACGAGGGCTCGGACTTCTCCGGCGGCAGGTTCGACTCCGTGCAGCTCGTGCGCTCCACCGACGGCGGACGCACCTGGGGCACCCCGGAGCTGATCAGCCCTGAGGACGTGCCGGCCTTCTCCCCGTCGATCGCGGTCGACGAGCGGGGCACGGTCTCACTCACCTACTACGACCTGCGCTTCCTCAAGCCGGGCAACACCACCACCCTGCCAACCGCCTATCAGCTGGTCACACTGCGGCACGGAAACCCGGAGCTCCGGACCGAACGACGGATCTCACGGGTCTCCGACTGGCTGCAGGCGCCGTTCGCCGGGGGCTACTTCCTCGGCGACTACCAAGGCCTGGTCGCAGACGGGAAGGGAGTGCGGGCGGTGCTCACCGAGACCAACTTTGACGCACCACAGAACCGTACGGACGTGTACACCGGCAGCTTCCCCACCCGGTGA